In Alteribacter lacisalsi, a genomic segment contains:
- a CDS encoding DNA translocase FtsK, translating to MGFNFQKILGQVKNLFGENEDGVRESDKTESAGNRQVQQKADYRYGKSVHLNKGEEAKVLHQYPKTGAFRFPVVKDHEPLGKGAGERQQYHQSPSEDEVMPEQEAVQKTQEQKKRKPAQRKYLKFNETAQEKPTEEAARPTQSPKSTVGPDYIDKQKFAGHNFSVRQIPSPIFGFGKRDEDTLQKYREDVLNEFLELEGHVDSEETEEMTQKQYEEELSKAATDPDHQKNVFEQNEREESNGSAEGEKESAAATEPAIPAFVQSVLESDTYQEENSEEMNEHPEADGESNNEKIFEDDQTADEDDVSVHTSEPRTLNHESPNEVLTSETVLTDEPVETVNKPEAPYTGSEEAAEHKYYEEEKVTSPANDSANAAYTEGTEEDSVPGEEKAEPVIEDSRHEVQRKEKNHPSPALQDQQKRTGQESHEKQEKKNDKTPPRPAGNSSTSAVPYNVLMFQRDRVKQERRDKQNRGKGVLPELHLLEVPPGRTQEDDEALAEQSALLDQTLSYFNVKAKVVNVTRGPSVTRFEIQPEPGVKVSKITNLQDDIKLSLAARDIRMEAPIPGKNTIGIEVPNRKSDPVFLREILKSRAYIQSESPLTAGLGVDISGQPVVTDLQKMPHGLIAGATGSGKSVCMNAILLSLLYKASPEEVRLLLIDPKMVELAPYNGLPHLAAPVITDAKEATLALKWAVEEMERRYERFAETGARDLTRYNKKMREQGKEDQVFPYLIVVVDELADLMMVSPQEVEDAICRIAQKARACGIHLLVATQRPSVDVITGLIKANIPTRIAFSVSAQTDSRTILDTSGAERLLGRGDMLFLGNGESKAVRLQGAFVSDDEIERVTEHVKKSGPPRFLFEKEELSARETEEADDPLFEEVCRFIVDQGAASTSLIQRRFRMGFNRAARMIDLLEDRGVISPAKGSKPRDVYLTKDELEESFAEKG from the coding sequence ATGGGATTTAATTTTCAAAAAATACTTGGACAGGTTAAAAATCTTTTCGGGGAAAACGAAGACGGCGTAAGAGAGTCCGATAAAACAGAATCTGCAGGGAATCGTCAGGTTCAGCAGAAAGCAGATTACCGTTACGGTAAAAGTGTGCATTTAAATAAGGGCGAAGAAGCGAAGGTGCTGCATCAGTATCCGAAAACCGGGGCTTTCCGCTTTCCGGTCGTAAAGGACCACGAGCCTCTCGGGAAAGGAGCGGGCGAGCGTCAGCAATATCACCAATCACCTTCAGAAGATGAAGTAATGCCTGAACAGGAAGCCGTTCAGAAGACTCAGGAACAAAAAAAACGCAAACCAGCACAGCGAAAGTACCTCAAGTTTAATGAAACGGCACAGGAAAAACCGACAGAAGAAGCAGCCAGGCCGACGCAATCACCAAAATCAACAGTGGGCCCTGACTACATAGACAAGCAGAAATTCGCGGGCCATAATTTTTCCGTGCGCCAGATTCCTTCGCCTATTTTCGGCTTTGGAAAAAGGGATGAAGATACGCTGCAGAAATACAGAGAAGACGTCTTAAACGAGTTTCTCGAGCTTGAAGGGCATGTGGATTCCGAAGAGACGGAGGAAATGACGCAGAAGCAGTATGAAGAAGAGCTTTCGAAAGCCGCAACTGACCCTGATCATCAGAAGAATGTTTTTGAACAAAACGAAAGAGAAGAATCTAATGGCTCAGCAGAAGGCGAAAAAGAATCAGCGGCAGCCACAGAGCCTGCAATCCCGGCATTTGTCCAATCTGTACTGGAGAGTGACACTTACCAGGAGGAAAACTCAGAGGAAATGAATGAGCATCCCGAGGCAGACGGTGAATCTAATAATGAAAAAATTTTCGAAGACGATCAAACCGCGGATGAGGATGACGTTTCCGTTCACACGAGCGAGCCCCGTACTCTGAATCATGAAAGTCCAAATGAGGTACTCACTTCTGAGACAGTACTGACTGACGAACCTGTAGAAACCGTAAATAAGCCGGAAGCACCTTACACCGGGTCTGAAGAGGCTGCTGAACATAAGTACTATGAAGAAGAGAAAGTTACGTCACCGGCTAATGATTCCGCCAATGCGGCATATACTGAAGGTACTGAAGAGGACTCTGTCCCTGGTGAGGAGAAGGCTGAACCTGTAATCGAAGACAGCCGGCATGAGGTACAGAGGAAAGAGAAGAACCATCCGTCACCGGCTTTACAAGATCAGCAGAAGAGAACCGGTCAGGAAAGCCATGAGAAACAGGAAAAAAAGAACGATAAAACGCCACCTCGTCCAGCCGGGAACAGCAGTACTTCTGCTGTTCCGTATAACGTTCTTATGTTTCAGCGGGACAGAGTAAAGCAGGAACGGCGTGATAAGCAGAATAGAGGAAAAGGCGTACTCCCTGAACTGCATCTCCTTGAAGTGCCACCGGGACGCACACAGGAAGATGATGAAGCACTGGCAGAGCAGTCAGCTCTTCTGGATCAGACTTTGTCTTACTTTAACGTTAAAGCAAAGGTGGTCAATGTGACACGGGGGCCCTCAGTAACCCGCTTTGAGATTCAGCCTGAACCCGGTGTGAAGGTGAGTAAAATCACCAACCTTCAGGACGATATTAAGCTGAGTCTTGCAGCAAGAGATATCCGAATGGAAGCCCCTATTCCAGGTAAAAACACGATCGGAATTGAAGTGCCAAACAGAAAATCGGATCCTGTGTTCCTGCGTGAGATTCTTAAAAGCCGGGCTTATATCCAGAGTGAGTCGCCTCTTACAGCAGGACTGGGCGTGGATATTTCAGGCCAGCCGGTTGTAACAGATCTGCAGAAGATGCCTCACGGTCTGATTGCCGGTGCAACCGGGTCCGGTAAAAGTGTCTGTATGAATGCGATCCTGCTCAGTCTTCTCTACAAAGCCTCTCCTGAAGAGGTAAGACTGTTGCTGATTGACCCGAAAATGGTGGAACTTGCTCCATATAACGGCCTTCCTCATCTTGCGGCACCTGTTATTACGGATGCCAAGGAAGCGACACTTGCCCTGAAATGGGCAGTAGAGGAGATGGAGCGTCGTTATGAACGGTTTGCTGAGACAGGAGCAAGAGATTTAACGCGTTATAATAAGAAAATGAGGGAACAGGGAAAGGAAGATCAGGTATTCCCATACCTGATTGTTGTAGTTGACGAACTGGCTGACCTGATGATGGTCTCTCCACAGGAGGTGGAGGATGCGATCTGCAGGATTGCCCAGAAAGCAAGGGCGTGTGGCATCCATCTCCTTGTTGCAACACAGCGGCCGTCAGTGGACGTCATTACAGGTCTGATCAAGGCAAACATTCCGACCCGTATCGCTTTCTCCGTTTCTGCACAGACAGATTCCAGAACGATTCTGGACACTTCAGGGGCCGAGCGCCTGCTTGGAAGAGGGGATATGCTCTTCCTTGGCAACGGGGAATCCAAAGCCGTCCGACTACAGGGTGCCTTTGTTTCGGATGATGAAATTGAGCGGGTAACAGAACACGTTAAAAAGAGCGGTCCGCCAAGATTTCTGTTTGAGAAAGAAGAGCTGTCGGCCAGAGAAACAGAAGAAGCGGACGATCCGCTGTTTGAGGAAGTCTGCCGGTTTATTGTGGATCAGGGGGCCGCTTCAACGTCACTGATCCAGAGACGGTTCCGGATGGGCTTTAACCGGGCAGCCCGGATGATTGATCTTCTGGAAGACAGAGGTGTCATTTCTCCTGCAAAAGGAAGCAAACCGAGAGATGTTTACCTTACAAAAGACGAATTGGAAGAAAGTTTTGCCGAAAAAGGGTAA
- a CDS encoding DUF4479 family protein has translation MKAYYNLDGAGDTLFVQLMDLDKAECNWTRIEGITRITEKETGKTAGYNIFNPSEYGSVSGKGRIEFNAGLVELINTALARNGIEESVEQE, from the coding sequence ATGAAGGCATATTACAATCTGGACGGAGCAGGAGATACACTTTTCGTCCAGCTGATGGATCTGGATAAAGCAGAATGTAACTGGACCCGAATTGAGGGTATTACGCGTATTACGGAAAAAGAGACAGGTAAAACTGCAGGATACAATATTTTTAATCCTTCTGAATACGGATCTGTCAGTGGCAAAGGCAGGATCGAGTTCAATGCCGGCCTTGTCGAGCTTATTAATACGGCATTAGCCCGCAACGGGATCGAAGAATCAGTGGAACAGGAATAG